The stretch of DNA CATCAGCTTGATTATTGCTAAAACCAGTAAAAGCATGGTCAAAAATATTTGCTCTGCTCGAAAGATGCTTCAAATGCAACCCCAGACTTTTCTTTTTATCACGCTTATTATTCACAAAAAGTTCTCCATAAGGCGAAACGCCAGTGCCAAAACCAACTCTAATATAATTTCCATATAATTTATCAAAAGGTTCTCCAACCATTTTTGCAGGTTTTATTGGAGAAACTGTATAGTTTACTTTTAGAGGCTGAGCAAAAATAGAATACTTCATTTCTGATTTATATTCAGGCTCTGAAGAGATGGTTGGGTTAAAGTCTTTTTTCAAAAAATTTGCTAATTGCGGATTAAAAGAACCTACCACCACAACATTTTCATTATAAGCATTTGCAGTATCTTTTTGAGCAAAAACATCTACAAATAGACTAAATACAAAAAGTATCAGCAAAATTGAATATTTCATATTTATATTTTTTTTCATGGTTTTAATCATTTTTTATTCATTATCTTCTTTTGATTTATTTTCGTTTTCAAAAGATTTTATCTTATCAAGTTTTTGCTGTGCCTCACTTACAAGGTCATCGCCTTTATAATTATCAATAATACTCTGCAAAGTGTATTCTGCTTGATACAAATTGTCTGTAGCAACATAAACATCGCTAAGCAAAATGAACGATTTTGCAACCCAATACTCGAAAGAAGCGAAGTTATTTATCAAATCGAAAATTAATTTTTCAGATTCGGTATAATTATTCTTCACATATTCAATTTCAGCAAGGTAATAATTAGCTTCAGCACCCAATTCTGTTGATTTTAAATTCAGCAATTTTGTAAATTCTTTTTGTGCAAGAGTAATGTCTTTTTGCAAGTAAGCAGAACGAGCAATAACAGCCTGAGCCTCATTTTTATCGCTTTGAGAAATTGATTTATCTTCAACTATTTTATTTGCTTCTAAAATAGCACCATCATATTGCTCTAAATAAAATTTTGAAAACATAATACCGCGTTGTGCTTCAATTTTTGCAGATGTATTTTGAGAAACTTTCAATAATTCATTATACAAATCCAAAGATTTTGCATATTCTTTAGAATTATAATTAATTCTAGCAGCCTTCAAAAGCGATGTTTCTGTAAAAGCTGAAAAAGGTTGAGAAATAATGTATTCATAGCCTTGTAATGCAGCCGTGAAATTTTTCTGTCCATACATGCATTCGGCTCTATAAAATTGTGCATTTTTTACAAAAGACCCGTTGGGAAATTCTTCTATATATTTTTCAAATGCAACAGCTGATGTTTCACAGTCTCCATCCATATATTTATTTTCAGCAGCTTGATATATCATACTGTCTTTTTCCATTGATGAAATTGTTTTCCCCTGCGTAGCAACAAGTTCCATAAAAGTATTTATCTGGTCTATATCTGTGTATATAGCTTTTAAATTCATCCATGCTTGCTTTGACTGCTCTGAGCCATTGTATTCTTCAATAAGTTTTTTAAACTCATTAATAGCATTATCATTTTGTCCTAAAACGCGATAAATACTTCCCCGCTTCAGCATGGCATCTGCTCTCAAGTTGCTATTTGGATAATCTGTAATTATTTTTTCATAAGAAGTAAGCGCTAAATTATTTTTATTCTGAATTTCGTAGGTTATACCTGATTCGTATAAAGCATCATCAGAGTATTTTGAGTTTGGATATTTGCTAAACAATTTTGACAAATAATTTTGTTTTTCCTGAAAATTTCCTTTTATACCTTCACATTTTGCTTGCTGCAACAAGGCATAGTCTATGCTTTCAATATTATATGATATAGACTTGTCATAAAATGAAATTGCTTTATCATAATTACGCATTGCAAAATAGCAGTCTGCAAGCCTTAAGCTAGCATCATTTATATATTTCTTGTCATCATTTCCTGAGTTTTTTAAATATGTTTCAAAAGATTCTGATGCATTTTTATAGTTTTTTCGATGCATTTGAGCATATCCTAGTGAATAAAAAGCTCTATTGTAATAGCTAATTTTCGATGAAGCAGGATATTTTATAAATAAACTATAACTAACAGCAGATGAATCGTAAAATTTTTGTTTGTATTGAGATTCAGCTTTCCAAAACATTGCTTCTGAACGTATTTTTGCATCATAATTATAAATTATAGCTTTATTAAATAATTCTTGAGCAGTTTTAAAATTATTACTGTTAAAATTCTCAATACCATGATAATAATTCACTTTTTGATAAGCTATCATGATGCGTTCGTTGCGAATTTTTATGTTCTCTATTACAGATATTGCATCTTTGTAATTCCCTTTTGAAACTAACAAATCTGCCAATAATTCTTTTGCTTCTTCTGCTCGCATAGAATTTGGGAAATCATTCAAATAGTTGTTTAATGCTTTAATTGCTCCATTATAAGGATTATAGTCAAGTTCGTAAGATAGTTTTGCATAGTTAAATAGCGCATCTTCAGTTATAGCAGGATTAAATTTTAGCTTATAAGCATAATCAAAGCTATTTAAAGCGTATTGTTTATTGCCTGTTTTTAAGTAGCAATAAGCAATATGATAACTTGCATTTTGATTTAGCGAGTCCTGCATTGGCGATATGCCTGAAAAATACTTTATGGCATTTTCATAATCGTTATTCAAATAATAAACATAGCCAATAAAATATTTGTCTTCTCTGCTTAAAGGTTGCTGGGATTTTTTTTCAAAAATTTCTAAATAATACAATGTCTTTTTATAGTCTTTTTTTGTGTAAATAGCATCAGCAAGCATTCTAGCTATTTCTGGCTGCCGCTTAACATTGTCTTTTTCCAACATTGGAGTTGCAAATTCAATAAGTTCGTCATACTTTTTTTGCAAATAATAAATTTGTGAAATGTAGTAAGGAACAACGCCGCCGAAAACATCATCATCAATCAATCTTTTAAATGATTTTAATGCAGCCTCGTACTGTCCTTCATTATAACTAATATGTCCGTAGTAATATGTGGCTGGAACTGACCATTTGGAATTATTGTCCTTTACTTGCATAAAGCAGCTGCGTGCTCCAACGGAATCATTATCCATAAACAAGGAATATCCTTTCTTAAAAAAATATTCATCTTGCATATCTTTTGGCAAATCCTTGATTCCAACTTTGTTATACGCTTCAACAGCTTTACCATAGCGTTTGTTTAAATAATGCAAATTACCTACATAAAAATTAGCTTCAGCCACATTTTCGCTTTCGGGATAACTTGCCGTAAAAGATTTTAGCAAGCCCAAAGCGTCATTATTCAGAAGTTCATAAGAACATCTTGCAATAAAAAAATCGGAATTTGCCTTAATAGGATTGCTCTTATCAACTACCATTTTCGACACTTGCGAAAAAACATCCTTTGCAGCATTAAATTTTTCTTTATTCAGCAAGTCAACTCCAGATAAATACAGCGCATTGGGGTTTTTATACTCCATAGTAAGTTGACCAAACAAAGAAAAATTAACGAGAAATAATGCAAATAATAGAAACAGACGATTAGTCTTCATAATACCATTTTTTTAGATTTGTAAAATTACTTTAATATAAGGTTCATAATTTTAAAAGCTCGATAAATTATCAACATCTTTTTTTTAATTATTTTTGTATTTATTTTATAATAAAATGTATAAGCTTAAAATACAAATATGTTTTGATTTTCACAAAAATTAGCTATCTTTACAAGAAAAATGAATAAAATTTTCAAACCTCTGTTTTTTTTCAAAATAATTTTTCTTTCACTTATTATATTATCATGTACAAAAAGTGAAAAGGAGTATTATCCTAACGGAAAGCTGAAGTCAGAAACAAGCTATCGATGTGGCAAAAAGCATGGACCTGCGCTATATTATTTCCCGAGTGGCAAATTAGAAATAAAAATGGATTACAAAAAAGATATGCTTGATGGCACTTATGAAAGATTTAATGCACAAGGAGTAAGAATTGAATCAATAAGCTATTCCAATAATTTACGCAATGGAAAATCAATAAAGTATTACGATAGCGGAAAAATTCTTTCTTTAGCAACTTTCTCAAACGATACACTAGACGGGCTTTATGAAGAATATTACGAAAATGGCATAGCAAGAGTAAGCGGACAATATTCAAAAGGGCTTTATTCCGGCAGATGGGAATATACCAATTCTTTAGGCTTAAACGCTGGGTATGGCGAGTTTACAAACGGGAGTGGTAAGCAAATCGCTTTTCACGAAGGCACTGGAAATATTCGTGTTGAGGTTAATTATGTAAATAACGAAAAAGATGGCGAAGAAATTTGGTATGACAATAACAACAATATTGAAAAAATAATTGTTTATAAAGAAGGTAAAATTGTCGAATTTAAAAAGTAAAAATATGAGTATAATTAAATCTGAAAAGCTTATACATGAGTCTGTTATTGATGTTGCTAAAAAAATGATTATTGCAGCCAAAACAGCTCCAAAAGGAAGAGGAATTGAATCATTGTCTTATTTGCTTGTTACAGGAAAAGAACTTGGCTTTATAAGTGAAAAAATGATTGAAATTTCCAAGAAAAACAAGGTCGAATTCTTTGCTCGAGATGCTGCCAATCTTGTAAAATCAAATGCTCTTATTTTAATAGGAACTAATTACAACAGCAGAAATGTTCCACTTTGCAAGGGTTGCAGTTTCGGCTGTGAAGAAAAGCCCAAAAATGTTCCTTGCTCTGTTGCTATAACTGACTTAGGTATTGCACTTGGCAGCGCAGTAAGCATTGCTTCTCAGTTTCATGTTGACAACAGAATTATGTTTTCAGTAGGAGTAGCAGCAATAAAGCTAAAACTTTTTCCTCCTAGCATAAAAACAGCTTATGGCATACCTTTAAGTATATCAGAAAAAAATATCTTTTTCGACAGAAAATAAAAACAGCCAAATAAATAAAAATATTTTATTTGTGGTTCTTATTAAAGAGCTCCAATCTTTCTTTTAGCGCTGGGAATTGCTCTCTTTGAACAAGAGAAACACATGCACGCAATCCTTCTGTTCGCTCACTTCCTGTAGTGCTCAATGCTATTGCACTAATACCATAATATAATAGCTCATCTAGTAACTCATTTCCTGACAAGCCCGGATAGCTTACTGTAAAGTAAAATCCATCAGCAATAGGCTCACCTTCATCCATGTCATAAACAATTTTAAAGCCATTATCAGTGAACATTTTTTTCATAATATTAGCTTTTTCGCCATACTCAATCACATCGTCTCTAAAATTATATGCTCCGCTATTTACAGCTTTTAATATGCCAAGCAAACCATATTGCGCAGAATGTGATGTGCCGCTACTTAGAGGATATATTGTGCCAAAGATTAAAGAATGTCCGAAATCTTCTCTTGCATAAAAGCGTTTTAAATCAGGATATTTTGAAGAAAATAATTTATCGGAAATAACCATCATTCCAATTCTCTGTCCTGCATAACTAAAAGCCTTGGAGCTACTTATCATCAAAACATATTTGTCATAATAATTAGCTACAGTAGGTTGATAAGGTGGTTGCCCTGGAATAGAATAATTTTTGCGGAAATCCATGCCGAAATAAGCTAAGTCCTCGATTACAACAACATCATATTTCTTTGCTACTTCTGCTATTATTTTCAATTCTGAATCTGTGAAGCAAATCCATGACGGATTGTTTGGATTGCTATACATCATGCTATGAATATTCCCAGCAGACAATATAGATTCCAATTTATCACGCAATTTTTCACCTCTAAAATTATAAACATCAAAGCCTACAAATTTATTTCCAAGC from Bacteroidales bacterium encodes:
- a CDS encoding ferredoxin, which translates into the protein MSIIKSEKLIHESVIDVAKKMIIAAKTAPKGRGIESLSYLLVTGKELGFISEKMIEISKKNKVEFFARDAANLVKSNALILIGTNYNSRNVPLCKGCSFGCEEKPKNVPCSVAITDLGIALGSAVSIASQFHVDNRIMFSVGVAAIKLKLFPPSIKTAYGIPLSISEKNIFFDRK
- a CDS encoding tetratricopeptide repeat protein → MKTNRLFLLFALFLVNFSLFGQLTMEYKNPNALYLSGVDLLNKEKFNAAKDVFSQVSKMVVDKSNPIKANSDFFIARCSYELLNNDALGLLKSFTASYPESENVAEANFYVGNLHYLNKRYGKAVEAYNKVGIKDLPKDMQDEYFFKKGYSLFMDNDSVGARSCFMQVKDNNSKWSVPATYYYGHISYNEGQYEAALKSFKRLIDDDVFGGVVPYYISQIYYLQKKYDELIEFATPMLEKDNVKRQPEIARMLADAIYTKKDYKKTLYYLEIFEKKSQQPLSREDKYFIGYVYYLNNDYENAIKYFSGISPMQDSLNQNASYHIAYCYLKTGNKQYALNSFDYAYKLKFNPAITEDALFNYAKLSYELDYNPYNGAIKALNNYLNDFPNSMRAEEAKELLADLLVSKGNYKDAISVIENIKIRNERIMIAYQKVNYYHGIENFNSNNFKTAQELFNKAIIYNYDAKIRSEAMFWKAESQYKQKFYDSSAVSYSLFIKYPASSKISYYNRAFYSLGYAQMHRKNYKNASESFETYLKNSGNDDKKYINDASLRLADCYFAMRNYDKAISFYDKSISYNIESIDYALLQQAKCEGIKGNFQEKQNYLSKLFSKYPNSKYSDDALYESGITYEIQNKNNLALTSYEKIITDYPNSNLRADAMLKRGSIYRVLGQNDNAINEFKKLIEEYNGSEQSKQAWMNLKAIYTDIDQINTFMELVATQGKTISSMEKDSMIYQAAENKYMDGDCETSAVAFEKYIEEFPNGSFVKNAQFYRAECMYGQKNFTAALQGYEYIISQPFSAFTETSLLKAARINYNSKEYAKSLDLYNELLKVSQNTSAKIEAQRGIMFSKFYLEQYDGAILEANKIVEDKSISQSDKNEAQAVIARSAYLQKDITLAQKEFTKLLNLKSTELGAEANYYLAEIEYVKNNYTESEKLIFDLINNFASFEYWVAKSFILLSDVYVATDNLYQAEYTLQSIIDNYKGDDLVSEAQQKLDKIKSFENENKSKEDNE
- a CDS encoding pyridoxal phosphate-dependent aminotransferase, coding for MEKTIISKEIVDDIKSNLGIKTAGQASIREIKSLIDKVEKASGEKFIRMEMGIPGLAAAKVGVDAEIEALKNGVASIYPDIMGVKELKDEISLFVKNFLNISVKPDGCIPTVGSMQGSFAAFMMLNRTDAKRDTILFIDPGFPVHKQQVKVLGNKFVGFDVYNFRGEKLRDKLESILSAGNIHSMMYSNPNNPSWICFTDSELKIIAEVAKKYDVVVIEDLAYFGMDFRKNYSIPGQPPYQPTVANYYDKYVLMISSSKAFSYAGQRIGMMVISDKLFSSKYPDLKRFYAREDFGHSLIFGTIYPLSSGTSHSAQYGLLGILKAVNSGAYNFRDDVIEYGEKANIMKKMFTDNGFKIVYDMDEGEPIADGFYFTVSYPGLSGNELLDELLYYGISAIALSTTGSERTEGLRACVSLVQREQFPALKERLELFNKNHK